CACACAGAGCTCTTTTTCAGCTGTAGTTTCATTTCCACCTGCTAGCCCTGAGCTAGCCTGTTAGCCGCCTGTATCACTTCCTGGTGTGTCGCTATGTTACCACGCAAGGACGTGTCCTACGTCACCACGCAATGACGTATCCTACACATGGAGCTCTTGCTGCCAGCTGCTGCAGGGGACATTTGTGACATTGTATCATCTAAAATTTAATAtaacatttgtgttttattgtatCTCCCATACTCTTGCAGGtaagtttcacacacacacaaaacaagtcTCCCTCTAATATAAATATGGCTATAAATTCTAGGATACATAGGCTAAGGCAAGCCCAGGcaagcttaaagggactgtttgtaagaatcagaaattggttgtaacagcgacacctgtggccgttaagtcaacgaaagtcagtgtcctgttgctcgtgctcgaccgtgtgcacgcgctacttGAATGTGAGCGAGtgccgtcaaaacagtgaggcgacacacgtcagctaaagccacaatatcactctatatttcagctgcttggcagtaatgttagctgaccagacgaaggtctctccatgaatcaatgctgatcctagtgttggtttttcctgcctcagcctcccgaccagcGGCCGGGGAGGGAACatgggagacaccggcacccggttggagacgataacgtaactcgttgcggagcctcgtcatttcacaagacacgggaaacctctgttggtctggaggagctgcagcattttatttctgcacaaacgtccactgtacattcactagatattctcagagctaaactaactcttctgtagtgtgtagtgtgcacgcatgcacgtgaggtggagcgagctgagtgaaggcaggcaggcaggcagcggagcagagtacagcagagactacggccctggagaccaaagctacggtctcccccgcgtcctccgaccgcggccaacactgttttgcgagacgggcttcactagatataactctgtggttttggtgcttccgtgtagtttgtgtctgagtctgagtctgaacaacgtagccacacgcaagtgcgcatgggacaccgacccggattgatttatacgtgtaagaagttacaaacagtccctttaaagctaagctaaccataaACAAAATTGTACATTACTGTATTATGAAAAGTTGCTTAGAAAGTCCTGTGAACAACCATGAATTCATTATCTTTTTAAGTTATTGTTTATTGGATCGTTTTTTTACCACTATTACCGGTATGGTAGATATAGTGTCATACTcctatttctattattattgcttgcttatataattattttatttaaacacGAAAGGTGTTTATTTACAAAGCAATGCACCATGTATCTGGCTGCTGAAAGATGTGTTTAAGTTTGTTGATacataaaaaaagggaaatgaaaTGTCTCAAAAGGGAAACGAGATCACAGTTTGCCagccacgttttttttttttctatcaaaATGTAATACTTTGCTGAATTTGGGGGTCATTCAATTTATCTTGAAAAGGTTACAACCATGGAAATGTACTGGGAAATGTCTGAGCTGATTTCAGGTAGATAAGGTGGAGgaccaaaatgaaaaaaattctTTGATGTATTGTTATTAACTGCTCCTGTCATCGCTCCCTCATGTGCATACTGTATCACACAGTGCCGAATGTTGCCACATATCCTCAAGCTAGACAAAAATATGTCTGAATTTGTTCACTGCTGAAGCTCCATTAACCAGTCTCCACATGCTggaaatttatttattaacaatgATACCCTGGCCAAGAATATGGGGTGGCAACTAAGCTTACAGCATCTTGCTATTAAACACACATCAATTTACAGAAAGAAAGTGACAATGGTGATACAAAATAACATAAGGAAAAGACAATGGTACAAAAAGACACAAGGGTTCAAATTTGGTATGTGGGTTTAcggtttttctttcttcttttttcattCTAACCCTTTCTTGACCTTGTAAAAACCCACACATTAACATATTATTGCAATTCTCTCTCTCCCAGTTTGCTTCCAGATTTGGTGTGCAAACCCAGAATATGGGACCAGTGGTGGACTGGACATCTGGGCCAGCAGTATGTTTCCCAGTCCCAGAGTTCAACAACATCTTTTCAGACTGGAAAAAAGAAAGTCACTGCTGTTTGGGTTCCAGGTAGGAATCATTCACAGGCATTACCTTTTTGGTGTCATTCCTCCTAAATGTCACAAAACTGTCACAGGGTTCCCTCCAAACCTtggctatatactgtatacattatacatacatacatacattatacGACCTTAACCTGTTTCTTTATAGAAAGTGAAACAAATCTGGTAAAGCAACAACATTCAGTGTAACCAGTATTTCACAAAGGAAGTTACAGAGCTACAGGCTACATTTTATCACACCCTTATATAACAAGAGAAGAGGCTTGTACAAAGACCTTAACAAGGAAATCACAGTAGATTGTCACCCTTAggaatatacattttatacacctTCCATAAATATCTGCTTTACAGGCATTAagattttactgtatttaaatgtgaaattacaATGCATAGTGCTGGTATTGTGCTATATAAACATCGACTTTATGGTAATGCAAGGTCAATGATAACAACTTATAAAATTGTCACATCCAGAATTCATATTTTCAATAATATTTGCAAAGTGTTGCAATATCAGGCAAAGTCACCTAAAATATCTACAGTAAATGCCCATGTATTAATAACTTTCTTTTCTCACATTTGAAGTACACTtacagcatactgtatatacctaaCCATCAAGGtacattaaatcattaaatggCTCAGTTTTGTTCCGTGCACAAATCCAGGAATCTATTTTTGTTGTGATGATTTctatattttttgtgctttttttgtgtAACTGTCTAAATGTATCACTTCATCTTCACATCGTAGAGGGCAATCTCTTCTTTACAGTCCTTGAATTTGAAGGAAAGAACGAAAACTCCTCCCTGCAAACATCCATAGAAGCTCACATGATGGACATCCATTTCAGAAACACCCCATTCCTTTAGTGGCGTGAACACAGGATGTAACCTGCCTGTGAACAGTCTCTGCATGGGCATGATACCACATTCATGACTAGTTCTGTGGAACGTGCTTTCACATTGTCACATTGGCGTGTGTTCAGCAGAAGCTGTCGGTCTCCTCCTCTCGTTTCCTCGTTAAACTCCTTtaacaaagagaaaatatatagaAAGATACATTCCACTTAGAGACAGTAACAGTGACAAAATGTCAACACAGAAGAGCAAAAGTGGTCGCGGCTTGATTTAAGAACTACAAGAAGTGTTGTGCAACACTGGTTTAACCAGTCAAGCTCAAGTTCAAACTGCTCTTGAATAAAGATCTCTGCTGTTATGACTCAACACTTACTGTGAGAAGTTCCAACGGTACTTCAAGAACAGGGAAAGTCCAATCACCAACATAATGGGAAAGATTATTAAGGACcggtatctgtatctgtatctgtctctgtctggaACTTCCACGTGACCTTctgcaaaaattacaaaaatatgtcactgTATGTAACTAAATGATTTGATGTCACATCCTAAAAAAGGCTTTTACTTTTTAAGGTGTTTTACAATCTGTTGTATTATGCTTGTTGCCGTGTTTACAGCTAATATCataatgctatttttttttggaGTAGTAAAGGACTATATGTAAGTCCCCTACtctctgaaataaataaaaatagttaCCAGTCCTTCCTATGCAGGCAGAGTTAATGATTGTTGATAAGTCTTTGGCCTTGACATCACATCTAGGTTTTGAGGTCCAGTTGAGTTTAGTGCTGAGTGTGCTGTGGAAATGGTAGAGGCCAGTAGGAGCATCCAGGTTGTACGTGTGGGTTATGCTAGTTGTTGTTGAATTTGTAAGAAGCTGTCCATCCAAATCCCACTGAATCCAAGCCTCTCCGTGACCTCCTGTTACATCACACTGGAAAACCTTACTCAGGTTGTCGGCTTTCTGACAGACATTGTAGCGTGCTGGTGAGAAGACTCAAGTTAAAATGATGCAAGATTTTATTGCTTCTGCTGTAAATTCATAGGTAAATTAGTGAGTGATCAACTACTCCAGGTATGCATAAGAAAATACTCACCAGATAAGCTTAGATTTACATATTCTTTGTTGTATACCCTTCCACTGTAAAATCTGCATGTGTATTCCCCCTGGTCCTCCGCCGTGATGTTGGTGAGGAGAATAGAGCAGTTATTGTTGTTCTCAGGCAGAAATATTTTGGCCCTGCCCTTGTATTTGTCTTCGAAGGTGGTTCCGTTGAACACCGGCTCCTTTTTTGGTGTTTCCTTCTGCCACTGAAACTCCTCGTCCAAATCTCTCTCTGAGCAGTTGCACGGCAGAAGGACACTCTCTCCTAAGACGCCTTCACGCGTCACTTCACCACCTACAGTAGAAAAGGGAAATTGGGATCAGTTCTCAGACTCTCTtcaaaatatgtgtttttaacatACAATGTAATACATCCAACTTAAAAATGTATGCCTTAAAATGTGAGTTAACTGAACTAgatgccccctcttagtcgattagtcgttttggtcttaggcgactaagatttctttagtcgattagtcatttgttatgcatttcatgctgaatgacttatttccaagaaatttatgagcacatctccggcaaacacaagatttaaagtggtaatTTTGTGGacaaactcagttttacagatctgatgattaaatcaactaatcgactagccgacaaaattgtatgagtgttagttgTCTAAGAATTTTGTTgatcgaggacagccctaaactgAACTTGAATAATGAGTTCAACAGTGGGTTCATAAGTTGTgaataaatataatgtaatataatataaaaccgACTGAGTTAAGTTCActaaatttgagaaaacaagtAAACTTTAGAGATATTCAACAAgttttttatttgacaaatgTTACAGTTAAATTCTCAGTTTGAATAGACAGTTTATTTCACATAAAGGTTTTACAGCTGTCTCTGCTCCTGTTGGAGCCACTTTCATACCGGAGTAAGTCtcttaaattatattaaatactAATCACCATCATGGTTAgagttttttaattattatcagAAGAAACAACCATGACTTAACATGTGTTAAAGACGGATGTACCTTTTTAGTGAACTACAAAAAAAAGTGGTCTCTGGAGGACGTCTGCTGATATACTGATCCCAGTAGTGGAAGGTAACTATATTTACTCATGTACTGTAGCCTACCtatgtacaattttgaggtagcctacttgtactttacttgagtatttccattttatgctactttatacttatgCTATACCATTTAgaggaaaatgtactttttacttcaaaaCTTTTATTAAACAGCAGTAGTCTgctattttacataaaaaagcatctgataaaataataaaaaacattctCAACATATTCTCAACATATGAGAATTTAGCTTTTACTTATTTCCTCTCCCATTAATCATCTAacaacccctcagatttatcttgtggcCCTTCGAAAGGGCCCGACTCCTAGGTTGGGACAAAACTGATTAGCTGTATATAAATTAGTTAAAGCTATGGCTCCACCTcgaccagctacaacagtaaaatactgCTTACACTGACGCATCAGTATTAACAATctaatatgtaagggataatgtacagctagcgggtcattgttgtgaaataaactccgacagggcgatgctgcaccctcACGTGGAgcgaaggggtttatttcacaacaattacCTGCTAGCTGTCCATTATACCGCTTaatacacggctacttacttaagaaatcaataatttgacacaaaaactgtccgccagagtctgacatcagaactgcgcccatagcaatggtctgtcatacagaaattccagaccgtagaacgccgtgattgaccaatcagaatcgagtattcaagtATTCAagcatattatttataatgtcATATATAACATGTCAGTCCCAGGGCCAGAATgaatacttttgatactttaaaggCATAATATGCAGAAATGGTCGCTTACTATTTGttgagtctatacattgttttttagtaaAATCCTGCAATACCTTTAAGGGCTTTTAGCAGTTGATATTTCCATACTTGTACTTAGTAAGACTTTAAATTCAGGACTTTTATTAAAAGAGTATCTTCACAATGTGGTATATGTACTTTTTCCACTACTGGCTGATCCTGTTTATGTTAATTAGATGAGTTGAGTGAAACTCAGCAGTAAATTCAGtctcccacccacacacacatccacccacacacacgcgcacCATTGTCTGCTTTCATTTCCTACTTGTTTTATGTTCTAATGCGTTTGTTAGCATTTTACCCATGTTtggtttttttattaatcaacgtacttttactttcacatTAATATCTTCACTGTGTTCAGAAGGAATGTCTCTTGTTTGTGTAGAAGATTTTAAATAACCCCACATGACCTCGGCTGTTTATCTGTCTCCCCTTTTTGTATTTGTGATAACTGCCAAAGTGCCTCATGTTTACATACTCAAATCATATGAAGTCATATAATTAACTCCATTCTGCTAATAATTTGCAGATCACACCGACGTGTCACAAAATGGTAACTCTGACCTTTTGTGCTTCGTTGCTCAAACACGACTGCACAGCCACTCCTAGTTATAAATCGACTCTTACTTTGTTTGTACTTCTCTCCAAGTGCACGGAGAAAGAAACCAAATGGAGAGAGTTGTTGATGTCTGACATcatgaaaacaatgtgaaattTAGACTAAATAGTCCTCCAGTCCGGCTGATGTccaactaataaaaaaaaatactttggtTTGAAAGAAGAGGAAATGTCATGTTATGGTGTCATTAAAATAATGGACAAATGTGTGCCGTGATTCTCTATAGGCTTTTTCACTGAACCCCAAACCTCGTGTTGAAGACAACTCTACAAGTATAGGGAGTATAAGTATAAAATAACGGAAAATAagcaatataaatgtatttattaataaaatgtcTTGAATGATGATTGAGGTCTTAAACAAAGCATTGTTTtacaatgtaaaatgtaaatatatttcacCTCATGGAACATTTATATTTGTACAATAAAATCCTATCTCATgtggatttgatttgatttatagCTCTATAAGACTATTTAAGGGATAACATGTTGTTAAAGCGAGAgccctttttttccaacatggtCCAAATATGTTAGActcaaaacaaaaatcaatacataATGAAAGTAGATTGATGGCTCAAGTGAAGTTTCATTAATAACTTGTCACCTCACTCTATGGGAAAGTCCCGACCTGACCTCTAAAAGTCCcttttgttattttaagcccTTTTTTTTATACTGAATGAAGATGGTTTGCTGGATTGATGCCTGAGGGACTTCCATTCATATGGCATTAGTATCAAAACTGTTGATTATAGGCTTATTAACAGAGCAGCTGCTTCTGTTTACCTAAAATAATTAAGTGTTAAATAACCAGTGTGAAGTTGTTAATTCTGAACCCTTGTAGCCACACAACACTTTTTAACTGTCAGTATCGATTATTTGGTGGGATTTAATCAGGTGTTCACAAACGTTGACACTTAGTGTTCAATAAATCTAACAAATCTTAAAGCTGTaatgggtagaaatggaggaaatatgatttaaaaaaaagttatttttataaaacggtcactatatccttacAGTAGTGCATgcgacaggtaatctgaaaaaacaacaacatgtgcccctgtgtcctccggtgctcttaatggcatctgcaagatttcacagaccggaggaaaacaaccaatcagagccgaactggagtctgctg
This DNA window, taken from Sebastes fasciatus isolate fSebFas1 chromosome 14, fSebFas1.pri, whole genome shotgun sequence, encodes the following:
- the LOC141782519 gene encoding uncharacterized protein LOC141782519; this translates as MRTFLALLMVLIVSGGEVTREGVLGESVLLPCNCSERDLDEEFQWQKETPKKEPVFNGTTFEDKYKGRAKIFLPENNNNCSILLTNITAEDQGEYTCRFYSGRVYNKEYVNLSLSARYNVCQKADNLSKVFQCDVTGGHGEAWIQWDLDGQLLTNSTTTSITHTYNLDAPTGLYHFHSTLSTKLNWTSKPRCDVKAKDLSTIINSACIGRTEGHVEVPDRDRYRYRYRSLIIFPIMLVIGLSLFLKYRWNFSQSLTRKREEETDSFC